The Kitasatospora paranensis genome has a window encoding:
- a CDS encoding carbohydrate ABC transporter permease yields MTTLAPGRARTRRPARSAGDRPRRPRSLSRAGVNAALVLATAYTLLPLGWLLTAAAKNTGDLLGGRTLSPATWHLGANLHDLATTGDGIYFRWYLNSLLYAGIGASLCALVCVAAGYAFHVHDFPGKEKVFGLVLLGVLVPTTALALPMYLLASEVGVVNTFWAVFLPSLVNPFGVYLARVFCAGYLPGEVLEAARIDGAGELRTFRSIGLRMVMPGLVTVFLFQFTAIWNNFFLPLVMLSDNRLFPVSLGLYNWNTQTHAFPEYYPLVITGSLFAVLPLVAAFVGLQRHWKAGLTAGSVK; encoded by the coding sequence GTGACCACCCTCGCCCCCGGCCGGGCCCGCACCCGCCGCCCCGCCCGATCCGCCGGGGACCGCCCGCGCCGCCCCCGCTCGCTCTCGAGGGCCGGCGTCAACGCGGCCCTGGTCCTCGCCACCGCCTACACCCTGCTGCCGCTCGGCTGGCTGCTCACCGCGGCCGCCAAGAACACCGGCGACCTGCTCGGCGGCCGCACCCTGTCGCCGGCCACCTGGCACCTGGGCGCCAACCTGCACGACCTCGCCACCACCGGTGACGGCATCTACTTCCGCTGGTACCTCAACTCCCTGCTCTACGCCGGGATCGGCGCCTCGCTCTGCGCCCTGGTCTGCGTCGCGGCCGGGTACGCCTTCCACGTCCACGACTTCCCCGGCAAGGAGAAGGTGTTCGGCCTCGTCCTGCTCGGCGTGCTCGTACCGACCACCGCGCTCGCCCTGCCGATGTACCTGCTGGCCTCCGAGGTCGGCGTGGTCAACACCTTCTGGGCGGTCTTCCTGCCGTCCCTGGTCAACCCGTTCGGCGTCTACCTCGCCCGGGTGTTCTGCGCCGGCTACCTGCCCGGCGAGGTGCTGGAGGCCGCCCGCATCGACGGCGCCGGGGAGCTGCGCACCTTCCGCTCGATCGGCCTGCGGATGGTGATGCCCGGCCTGGTCACGGTGTTCCTGTTCCAGTTCACCGCGATCTGGAACAACTTCTTCCTGCCGCTGGTGATGCTGTCCGACAACCGTCTGTTCCCGGTCAGCCTCGGCCTCTACAACTGGAACACCCAGACCCACGCCTTCCCCGAGTACTACCCGCTGGTCATCACCGGTTCGCTGTTCGCCGTGCTGCCCCTGGTGGCCGCCTTCGTCGGCCTGCAGCGGCACTGGAAGGCCGGTCTCACCGCCGGAAGCGTCAAGTGA
- a CDS encoding sugar ABC transporter permease, producing MLAPFLLLFTACTLVPIGYAGYLSLFTEHRSGLGFGGSETVFTGLGNYTRALGDAAFRAGFVTTAEYCLLYIPLMVGLSLLLALLLDSALARARRFFQLALFLPHAVPAIIAALIWMYLYTPGISPVVDALDSAGWSADPMAHPLPAVVNIALWEWTGYNMVIFYAALQAIPREVLEAAVVDGAGALRTAVAVKIPLIRPSLAMVGLFTVIGSLQLFTEPVILHGVSPGVVSTWTPNMYAYSAAFERGDYGLAAASSVLLALAAAALSYLVTRLTRGRGGRRSEDTA from the coding sequence CTGCTCGCCCCGTTTCTGCTGCTCTTCACCGCCTGCACCCTCGTGCCGATCGGCTACGCCGGCTACCTCAGCCTGTTCACCGAGCACCGCTCGGGCCTCGGCTTCGGCGGCAGCGAGACCGTCTTCACCGGCCTGGGCAACTACACCCGCGCGCTCGGCGACGCCGCCTTCCGGGCCGGCTTCGTCACCACCGCCGAGTACTGCCTGCTCTACATCCCGCTGATGGTCGGCCTGTCCCTGCTGCTCGCGCTGCTGCTGGACTCCGCCCTCGCCCGCGCCCGCCGCTTCTTCCAGCTGGCGCTCTTCCTGCCGCACGCGGTGCCCGCCATCATCGCCGCGCTGATCTGGATGTACCTGTACACCCCCGGCATCAGCCCGGTCGTGGACGCGCTCGACTCCGCGGGCTGGTCCGCCGATCCGATGGCCCACCCCCTGCCCGCGGTGGTCAACATCGCGCTGTGGGAGTGGACGGGCTACAACATGGTGATCTTCTACGCCGCGCTGCAGGCCATCCCGCGCGAGGTCCTGGAGGCCGCCGTGGTCGACGGCGCCGGAGCACTGCGCACCGCGGTCGCCGTCAAGATCCCGCTGATCCGGCCCTCGCTCGCGATGGTCGGCCTGTTCACCGTGATCGGCTCGCTCCAGCTGTTCACCGAGCCGGTCATCCTGCACGGCGTCTCCCCGGGCGTGGTCTCCACCTGGACGCCCAACATGTACGCCTACTCCGCCGCGTTCGAACGGGGCGACTACGGCCTGGCCGCCGCCTCGTCCGTGCTGCTCGCCCTCGCCGCGGCCGCGCTCTCGTACCTCGTCACCCGCCTCACCCGGGGCCGCGGCGGACGCCGATCGGAGGACACCGCGTGA
- a CDS encoding sugar ABC transporter substrate-binding protein, with protein MSAAPARSRRAALRVASAFGAAALATALLTACGSGTGTTSDRAATDGKPVSLTFWGWAKGTKDVVAAFNASHPGIQVSYEEIPSGNAGGYAKISNAVKAGNAPDVFNVEYPQLPDFVSQGAVKDISKLVGADLKAKYLPQAVDLTTLGGATWALPLDAAPQAFYYRKDLFDKAGITVPKTWDDFRTAAQKLKQADPNTRIATFFPDDPSTFEAMSWQSGAHWFATSGDSWKVDLAGAETRKAADYWQKMIDDDLVRVQTSFSQQWTASLQKGETAGYLGASWGGGVLKSTLPDAAGKWAVAPMPSWDGSPASGMLGGTTFAVSKDSRKAEAAVEFATWATTTPEGIKARIASGTSSAYPADPALVPVAEKAFDTAFYGGQDIYGVYVAAAGSIRPDWAWGPVMGATNTALKDSFGKLAAKSGTLAQAVDAAQQSTLAELKNRGLKVAG; from the coding sequence ATGTCCGCTGCCCCCGCCCGCAGTCGCAGAGCCGCCCTTCGCGTTGCCTCCGCATTCGGCGCCGCCGCCCTCGCCACCGCCCTGCTCACCGCCTGCGGCAGCGGCACCGGCACCACGTCCGACCGGGCCGCCACCGACGGCAAGCCCGTCTCCCTCACCTTCTGGGGCTGGGCCAAGGGCACCAAGGACGTGGTCGCCGCCTTCAACGCCTCCCACCCGGGCATCCAGGTCAGCTACGAGGAGATCCCCTCCGGCAACGCCGGCGGCTACGCCAAGATCTCCAACGCGGTCAAGGCCGGCAACGCGCCCGACGTCTTCAACGTCGAGTACCCCCAGCTGCCGGACTTCGTCAGCCAGGGCGCCGTGAAGGACATCAGCAAGCTCGTCGGCGCCGACCTCAAGGCCAAGTACCTGCCGCAGGCCGTCGACCTCACCACCCTCGGCGGCGCCACCTGGGCCCTGCCGCTGGACGCCGCACCGCAGGCCTTCTACTACCGCAAGGACCTCTTCGACAAGGCCGGCATCACCGTCCCGAAGACCTGGGACGACTTCCGCACCGCCGCCCAGAAGCTGAAGCAGGCCGACCCGAACACCCGCATCGCCACCTTCTTCCCGGACGACCCGAGCACCTTCGAGGCGATGAGCTGGCAGTCCGGCGCGCACTGGTTCGCCACCTCCGGCGACAGCTGGAAGGTCGACCTGGCGGGCGCCGAGACCAGGAAGGCCGCCGACTACTGGCAGAAGATGATCGACGACGACCTGGTGCGGGTGCAGACCTCCTTCAGCCAGCAGTGGACGGCCTCCCTGCAGAAGGGCGAGACCGCCGGCTACCTCGGCGCCTCCTGGGGCGGCGGCGTGCTCAAGAGCACCCTCCCGGACGCCGCCGGCAAGTGGGCCGTCGCCCCGATGCCCAGCTGGGACGGCAGCCCCGCCAGCGGCATGCTCGGCGGCACCACCTTCGCCGTCTCCAAGGACAGCAGGAAGGCCGAGGCCGCCGTCGAGTTCGCCACCTGGGCCACCACCACCCCCGAGGGCATCAAGGCCCGGATCGCCTCCGGCACCTCCTCCGCCTACCCGGCAGACCCGGCGCTCGTCCCGGTCGCCGAGAAGGCCTTCGACACCGCCTTCTACGGCGGCCAGGACATCTACGGCGTCTACGTCGCCGCGGCCGGCTCCATCCGGCCCGACTGGGCCTGGGGCCCGGTCATGGGGGCCACCAACACCGCGCTCAAGGACTCCTTCGGCAAGCTCGCCGCCAAGTCCGGCACCCTCGCCCAGGCCGTCGACGCCGCCCAGCAGTCCACCCTGGCCGAGCTGAAGAACCGCGGCCTCAAGGTCGCCGGCTGA
- a CDS encoding sugar phosphate isomerase/epimerase, with amino-acid sequence MRLALSTLGLPGRPLGEALRLAADHGWQGVELRCAPGESVHPALTATERRRAAAELTAHEITPLALASYVGVARPGEDAAVAAELAHHLRLAADLGAHWLRVFPQGGAGAEGAEADGRAVRRLASAAGLAEALGVRIALETHDSHRSGRAVGRVLTAVGHRSVGAIWDVLHTWLAGESPAATRDALAAHPGYLQVKDVAGADDLTPLPLGAGVLPLADCLAGLPGDGWVSWEYEAPWHPAAAPLPPLLGPGARHLRCLA; translated from the coding sequence GTGCGGCTCGCCCTCTCCACGCTCGGGCTGCCCGGCCGGCCGCTCGGCGAGGCCTTGCGCCTGGCCGCCGACCACGGTTGGCAGGGGGTGGAGCTGCGCTGCGCCCCCGGCGAGAGTGTCCACCCCGCTCTGACCGCCACCGAACGGCGCCGGGCCGCCGCCGAGTTGACGGCGCACGAAATCACCCCGCTGGCCCTCGCCTCGTACGTGGGCGTCGCCCGGCCGGGCGAGGACGCCGCCGTCGCGGCCGAGCTCGCCCACCACCTGCGGCTGGCGGCCGACCTCGGCGCGCACTGGCTGCGGGTCTTCCCGCAGGGCGGCGCGGGCGCCGAGGGCGCGGAGGCGGACGGCCGGGCGGTGCGGCGGCTGGCCTCGGCGGCCGGCCTCGCCGAGGCGCTGGGCGTGCGGATCGCGCTGGAGACCCACGACTCGCATCGCTCCGGGCGGGCCGTCGGCCGGGTGCTGACCGCGGTCGGCCACCGGTCGGTCGGCGCGATCTGGGACGTCCTGCACACCTGGCTGGCCGGCGAGAGCCCGGCCGCGACGCGCGACGCGCTGGCGGCCCACCCCGGCTATCTGCAGGTCAAGGACGTCGCGGGCGCCGACGACCTGACGCCGCTGCCGCTCGGCGCGGGCGTGCTGCCGCTGGCCGACTGCCTGGCCGGGCTGCCCGGCGACGGCTGGGTCTCCTGGGAGTACGAGGCGCCCTGGCACCCGGCGGCGGCGCCGCTGCCCCCGCTGCTCGGACCGGGCGCGCGCCACCTGCGGTGCCTGGCCTGA
- a CDS encoding substrate-binding domain-containing protein — MTITAEERRARILEVVRDLGTVRVVDLAGRIGLSAVTVRRDVAALADAGLLHRSHGAVSLPDSGAFARPQGRDQVIGMLVPTVGSYFDEVITGARSAAAAVGARLVLGIAPYDSADDRAQVQRLLESAVDGLLLTPNWRPDGRVGDGDWLRELAVPAVLVERRAAPDSAAAELDSVGSDHRHGVLLALRHLASLGHRSVLLAARDDTWTAHRVRLGYAEGMRMLGLEPQPVVDIRRPGLDAEEVAAAIAGAVAGGVRAVLVHNDQDAIQLPPLLRAHGLKVPDDLALISYDDVFAALAAPPLTAVAPPKRAVGAAALELLLRRIGGGGSLPVHHLELLPSLKVRTSCGGTGTGTGG, encoded by the coding sequence ATGACCATCACGGCCGAGGAACGCCGGGCACGGATCCTGGAGGTCGTCCGCGACCTCGGCACCGTCCGCGTCGTCGATCTCGCGGGCCGCATCGGCCTGTCCGCGGTCACCGTCCGCCGCGACGTCGCGGCCCTCGCCGACGCCGGCCTGCTGCACCGCTCGCACGGGGCCGTCTCCCTGCCCGACAGCGGCGCCTTCGCCCGGCCGCAGGGCCGCGACCAGGTGATCGGCATGCTGGTGCCCACGGTCGGCTCGTACTTCGACGAGGTGATCACCGGCGCCCGGTCGGCCGCCGCCGCGGTCGGTGCCCGCCTGGTGCTGGGCATCGCCCCGTACGACTCGGCCGACGACCGCGCCCAGGTGCAGCGTCTGCTGGAGTCGGCGGTCGACGGCCTGCTGCTCACCCCGAACTGGCGGCCGGACGGGCGGGTCGGGGACGGCGACTGGCTGCGCGAACTGGCCGTCCCCGCCGTCCTGGTGGAGCGCCGCGCCGCCCCCGACAGCGCCGCCGCGGAGCTGGACTCGGTCGGCTCCGACCACCGGCACGGGGTCCTGCTGGCGCTGCGCCACCTCGCCTCGCTCGGCCACCGCTCGGTGCTGCTCGCCGCCCGCGACGACACCTGGACGGCGCACCGCGTCCGGCTCGGCTACGCCGAAGGCATGCGGATGCTCGGCCTGGAGCCGCAGCCGGTCGTCGACATCCGCCGGCCCGGGCTGGACGCGGAGGAGGTGGCCGCCGCGATCGCCGGCGCCGTGGCCGGCGGCGTCCGGGCCGTCCTCGTGCACAACGACCAGGACGCCATCCAGCTGCCGCCGCTGCTGCGCGCGCACGGCCTGAAAGTCCCCGACGACCTGGCGCTGATCAGCTACGACGACGTGTTCGCGGCGCTGGCCGCACCGCCGCTGACCGCCGTGGCCCCGCCCAAGCGCGCGGTCGGCGCGGCCGCGCTGGAGCTGCTGCTGCGCCGGATCGGCGGCGGCGGTTCGCTGCCCGTGCACCACCTGGAGCTGCTGCCCTCGCTGAAGGTGCGCACCTCCTGCGGCGGCACCGGCACCGGCACCGGCGGCTGA
- a CDS encoding carbohydrate binding domain-containing protein translates to MRNGGFETGTLAPWTFYGGAATDGAAAHDGGWAVRVGPARAAAEQVVTVRPGTTYTLAGWGRVSAAGTELSLGAKQYDTAGSTTRAAFTATAYARGSTDFTTGPAATSVRIYCYARSGSGYGWCDDVTLTAH, encoded by the coding sequence GTGCGCAACGGCGGCTTCGAGACCGGCACGCTCGCCCCCTGGACGTTCTACGGCGGCGCCGCCACGGACGGGGCCGCCGCCCACGACGGCGGCTGGGCCGTCCGGGTCGGACCGGCCCGGGCCGCCGCCGAACAGGTCGTCACCGTCCGGCCCGGCACCACCTACACGCTGGCGGGTTGGGGCCGGGTGTCGGCCGCCGGCACCGAACTCTCGCTCGGCGCCAAGCAGTACGACACGGCCGGCTCCACCACCCGGGCCGCGTTCACCGCCACCGCGTACGCGCGCGGCAGCACCGACTTCACCACCGGCCCGGCCGCCACGAGCGTACGGATCTACTGCTACGCCCGCAGCGGCAGCGGATACGGCTGGTGCGACGACGTGACGCTCACCGCGCACTGA